The region CAGAACCAGCCCGCCAAGACGGTGAAGGATCTCGTCGAGCTGTGCCGCGCCAACCCCGGCCGCGTGAGCTTCGGCTCGGCCGGCACCGGCAGCGCGCAGCACCTGGCGCTGGAGATGTTCATGCTCGCCGCCAAGGTCAAGGCGATCCACGTGCCCTACAAGGGCTCCGGCCCGATGCTCACCGACCTCATCGGCGGGCAGATCCAGTACAGCTTCGACACGATGACGGCGGCCACGCCCCACGTGAACAGCGGCAAGGCCGTCGCCATCGCGCAGACGCGCCTGCAGCGCGTGCCGGCCTACCCGAACGTGCCGACGATGGCCGAGTCGGGCTTCCCCGGTTTCGAGGCGACGACCTGGTACGGCCTCGCCGGTCCGGCCAAGATGCCGATCGCGATGGCCAGGCGCATGAACGAGGACGTCAACAAGGTCATGCTGCTGCCCGACGTGCAGGAGAAGCTCGCGGCTTCCGGCGCGCAGGACGGCGGCGGCTCGGTCGAGAAGTTCGGCGACTTCATGCACAGCGAACAGATCAAGTGGGCCAAGATCATCAAGGACGGCGGCGTGAAAGGCGAGGCTTGACCGCAAGAAAGCTTCCCCTCGAGGGCGTGAAGGTCCTCGACATCAGCCAGGTCATGGCCGGGCCGTATGCCTGCATGCTGCTCGCCGACCTGGGCGCGGATGTCGTGAAGATCGAGCCCCCGGGCTCGGGCGACCAGACGCGCGGCTCCATGGGGTTCAAGATGAAGGGGCCCGATTCCATGGGCTTCCTCAACATGAACCGCAACAAGCGCAGCGTCACGCTGAACCTCAAGAGCAAGGCCGGCAAGGAATTGCTGCTGCGCCTGGCGAAGGACGCGGACATCCTGGTGGAGAACTACCGCCCCGGCGCAATGAAGCGCCTGGGCCTGGGCTATGAAGTCCTGAAGGAAGTCAACCCGCGCCTCGTCTACACCAGCATCTCCGGCTTCGGCCAGACCGGCCCCTGGGCCGACCGCCCGGGCTTCGACCTGATGGCACAGGCGATGTCGGGCGTGATGAGCGTGACGGGCTATCCCGACAGCCCGCCCGTGAAGTGCGGCGTGCCGGTGGCCGACATCGGCTGCGCGCTGTTCGCGGTCTACGCGACGCTGTCCGCGTACATCGGCGCGAAGAATTCCGGCGAGGGCCAGTACGTCGATGCATCGCTCTTCGACTCCGCGCTCGCGTTTTCCGTGTGGGACATCTGCGACTACTGGGGCACCGGCAAG is a window of Caenimonas aquaedulcis DNA encoding:
- a CDS encoding tripartite tricarboxylate transporter substrate binding protein, producing the protein MQRRTFVTGTAAAAATLAVPTLRAQTLPGGPVRIIVGFAPGGGTDILARVIGQKLADMWKTTVLIENRAGASGTIAADYVAKQPGDGNTLLMAHINSQAITPALQKVNYDAAKDFAPIVLVGVTPNLLICNQNQPAKTVKDLVELCRANPGRVSFGSAGTGSAQHLALEMFMLAAKVKAIHVPYKGSGPMLTDLIGGQIQYSFDTMTAATPHVNSGKAVAIAQTRLQRVPAYPNVPTMAESGFPGFEATTWYGLAGPAKMPIAMARRMNEDVNKVMLLPDVQEKLAASGAQDGGGSVEKFGDFMHSEQIKWAKIIKDGGVKGEA
- a CDS encoding CaiB/BaiF CoA transferase family protein, with amino-acid sequence MTARKLPLEGVKVLDISQVMAGPYACMLLADLGADVVKIEPPGSGDQTRGSMGFKMKGPDSMGFLNMNRNKRSVTLNLKSKAGKELLLRLAKDADILVENYRPGAMKRLGLGYEVLKEVNPRLVYTSISGFGQTGPWADRPGFDLMAQAMSGVMSVTGYPDSPPVKCGVPVADIGCALFAVYATLSAYIGAKNSGEGQYVDASLFDSALAFSVWDICDYWGTGKPPAPLGTSNKMTAPYQAMASSDGYFVMGANNQKLWTQLCTLMDRKELLEDPRFSTISLRLGNRHALEQELEKTFRQKPKDYWVETLLAAGIPAGPILTYPEAFEGEHGTARQMKMEIDHPIEGKVPNIGFAVKLSGTPQQVRRHPPLLGEHNAEVLAEIGVSASELAGLEAQGAFSA